Below is a genomic region from Rouxiella chamberiensis.
GCCCCAGCTGTGACAAAATCAGTCGCGAATGACCGCCACGACCAAAGGTTCCATCAATGTAAATGCCGTCGGGGCGAATGTTCAGCCCGTTTACGGCTTCATCCAGTAACACGGATGTATGTTTATAATTTTCAAGCATACTTATAGTGACAAGTCCTGTAATCGTTCGGAAAGTGGTTCACGAGACGATTGCTCAGCGTCAATGTCTTCCTTAACTTGTTGATACCAGGTCTGTTCATCCCACAGTTCAAATTTGTTGAACTGTCCAACCAGCATCACTTCTTTGGCCAGCCCGGCGTGCTGTCGCAAGGTTGTTGCAATCAGAAGTCGCCCGGCGCTATCCATCTGACACTCACTCGCATGCCCGAGCAACAAACGCTGAATACGGCGTTCGACCGGGTTCATACTCGACAGACGGGACAATTTATGTTCGATAATTTCCCATTCGGGCAGGGTATAAAGCAGCAGGCAGGGGTGATGGAGGTCGATTGTGCAGATCATCTGACCTTGCGACTCTTCGCTCAGCAAATCCCGATAACGGGTAGGTACGGCGAGCCGTCCTTTGCTGTCGAGGTTAACCATCGTTGCCCCACGGAACATTCCCGAGCTACCCCCTAAAGACCCTTTTCACCACTTTACACCACAAATTCCCACTCGAGGGAGTTTACGGATGCTTTTAAAACCTTGTCAAGCAAGAGAGGCGGCGGTATCGGATTATTTACATGCGTTGCGTGGAGTAAAAACAGGCTAACGAAGTTTTAAATCTGAGAGGTCAAAAAATAACGTGATGATTAGTTGAGGAAAAATCCAGCAAATAATAATAACGGTCAAAAATAAATCAATTTGATCGTTAATTAACTATTTATATTCTTCTGTAATCAATCTCACAATTCTTAAGCCACAGACTTTTCACGATTCTTGATGGATACCGTCAAAAGCCGAACTGCCAAAAGGGCCTCTGCTGCCGGCCGAACCCGCATCCCCCAAGGCTCTCGCCCCTCGCGCGCCCGATAGTCCGGATAGCAGGCCAAATTAAGCCGCGAATTCTACAGCAGAAAAGGCCGCAGTATTAACGTATTTTTGAAATCAATTATTCTCTTTTTATGAGGGAAATCATTTTCAAATAATTATTTGTGTGAGATTGCTCTTAATCTTAATCAGCCATGACTTTTTTGGATAACGGTAAACTTTGCGGGGACGTTGCGGCGAGCAAAAGTATTGTTTTGTAAAGTCGAGGAAGAGAAAGGGAGCAAAATGAAAAAGCAGGTTCGGAAATGCCGTTACGCATTATCCGAACCCGACAATCATTTACGGCTCAGGCGGCCGCGTCTAAATAGATTACGGCGCAGGCGGGTCAATCCGGGCTTGGGCTTTTTCGGCTCGTCCAGGCAGGCAAGCACCAGCTCGAGCACGCGGTTCTGCTACATCGCGATGCCGCTGGGCGACCGCCAGTACCGGACACTCGAGGAAATCCAGCAGCTCGTTGTCGCCGAAGGTAGCGATCGCCAAATCGTTCGGCAGGCGGCCCTGCTGTTTCAGCGTCACATCCATCACGCCCTGCAACAGCTGGAATGAGGTGGTATACAGCGCCTTCGGCATCTCGTGCGTTTTTAGCCATTCGGCAAAGACCTGCGCCGCAGAGTCTCTGTCGTAGGCGTTGGCATAGAGATAGTCAGGCTCGCGCGCGTCCCCTGCCCATCCCTGACGGAACCCCTGCTCGCGCAGGAAACTGACCGACAGCTCGGGCAGCGCGCCAAGATAGAGAATGCTTTCGGAGGGAAACGTGCGCAGCTCTTCCGCCAGCATCTGCGCATCTTCCTGATCGGCTCCGACTACGCTGATAAAGTTTTCGGGGTCGAGCGCGCGGTCCAGCGCAATGATAGGGAAGTCGCCTTTTGCCCAGCGCTGATAGAAAGGATGCTCGGGCGGCAACGATGTCGAAATGATAATGGCATCGACCTGACGCTGGAGCAGGTGCTCGATACAGCGCATCTCGTTATCGGGCTGGTCTTCCGAGCAGGCAATCAGAAGCTGATAGCCACGCTGCCGCGCCTGACGTTCGAGAAAATTGGCGATTTTGGTGTAGCTGGTGTTCTCCAGATCGGGAATGACCAAACCTATCGATCGGGTTCTTCCGGCGCGCAAACCTGCCGCGACGGCGTTTGGGTGGTAGTTATGTTCCTTCACGACGGCCATGACTTTTTCGACCGTCTTATCGCTGACACGATACTGCTTCGCTTTGCCATTAATTACGTAACTGGCAGTTGTACGCGAAACACCCGCTAACCTCGCGATTTCATCCAGTTTCACCTAGAACCCCTTAATTAAAAGAATAACTCTCATTATCTAACCCGAGAAGACCCTACTCGGCAAGGTGTTTTACCATAACCCTAGGCCAGCTAACAAAAAAGCCCAACCGACGTTGAGCTTTCATGATGATGAGCAGGTTTATGCCTTAAACCGGCGCAAAGCGGATTAACGCATGACCTTGTCACCGCGCGAGACGCCGACCACACCGGAACGCGCCACTTCGACGATTTCGGCGACATCGCGAACGGTGTCGAGGAAGGCGTCGAGCTTGTCGCTGGTGCCTGCAAGCTGAACCGTGTAAAGCGTAGCAGTCACGTCAACTATCTGCCCGCGGAAAATCTCCGCCGAACGTTTGATCTCTTCGCGCCCATAGCCGGAGGCCTGCAACTTGACCAGCATAATCTCGCGTTCGACGTGGGCACCCTGCACCAGTTCGGTAACACGCAGTACGTCCACCAGCTTGTGCAGCTGCTTTTCAATCTGCTCAATCACCTTGGCGTCGCCGACGGTCTGGATAGTCATGCGCGACAGCGTAGGATCGTCGGTCGGCGCGACGGTCAGGCTTTCGATATTGTAGCCGCGCTGCGAAAACAGCCCGACTACGCGGGACAGTGCGCCTGACTCATTTTCCAACAGTACTGATAAAATCCGGCGCATGATTATGTCCTCTCCGTTTTGGTTAACCACATTTCGTCCATTCCACCGCCACGGATCAACATTGGGTAAACGTGCTCGGTTTCATCCACGCTGATATCGACGAATACCAGACGGTTTTTCTGCGCCAGCGCTTCGGCCAGCTTGCTCTCCAGCTCGTCGGGATGGCGAATGGCGATCCCGACATGCCCATAGGCTTCGGCCAGTTTTACAAAATCAGGCAGCGACTGCATATAAGACTGGGAGTGGCGGCCCGAGTAGATCATGTCCTGCCACTGCTTCACCATGCCGAGGTAGCCATTGTTAAGGTTAACCACAACGACCGGCAGATCGTACTGCAAGGCGGTTGAAAGCTCCTGAATGTTCATCTGGATGCTGCCGTCACCGGTTACGCAGATAACGGTTTCATCAGGCAGGCCCAGCTTGACGCCGAGTGCCGCCGGTAAGCCAAAGCCCATCGTGCCGAGACCACCGGAGTTTATCCAGCGACGCGGTTTATCAAACTGATAATAAAGGGCGGCAAACATCTGGTGCTGGCCGACATCGGAAGTCACATAGGCATCGCCTTTGGTCAGACGATGCAGGGTTTCGATAACCGCCTGTGGCTTGATGGTGCCGGAATGCCTGTCATATCCCAGACAGTCTTTGGCACGCCATTGCTCGATATTCTGCCACCAGTCGCGCAGCGCATCGAACTCCTGCTTTTCACTCGCCGCGTCGAGCAGTTCCAGCATTTGAGTCAGCGTCTGTTTCGCGTCGCCCACAATCGGGATATCGGCATTAACGGTTTTTGAAATCGACGTCGGGTCGATATCAATGTGCATAATGGTCGCGTTTGGACAGTATTTTTCGAGATTGTTGGTGGTGCGGTCATCAAAACGCACGCCCACGCCGAAAATAAGATCGGCATTGTGCATGGTCATGTTGGCTTCATAGGTGCCGTGCATGCCGAGCATACCCACGCTCTGACGGTGCGTGCCCGGGAACGCGCCCAATCCCATCAGGGTAGAAGTCACCGGCAGGTTCAGCGTTTCGGCCAGTTTCAGCAGTTCGGCGCTGCATTCGGCGTTGATTGCGCCGCCGCCGACATACAGGACCGGTTTTTTTGCGGCAATAAGCGTCTGCAATGCACGTTTAATCTGCCCGCGATGGCCTTGCACAGTCGGATTGTAGGAGCGCATGGCAACCTGCTCCGGATAGGCATAAGGCAGTTTTTCCTGAGGATTGACCACGTCTTTCGGCAGGTCGATGACAACAGGCCCCGGACGACCGGTAGAGGCGAGGTAAAACGCCTTCTTCAATACGGTAGGAATATCTTCGGCGCGCTTGACCAGGAAACTGTGTTTCACCACCGGACGGGATATCCCGACCATGTCACACTCCTGGAAAGCATCATAGCCAATCAATGAGCTATGAACCTGACCGGAAAGCACAACCATGGGAATGGAATCCATGTAGGCAGTCGCTATCCCGGTAATCGCGTTGGTCGCGCCGGGGCCGGAGGTGACGAGCACGACGCCGACCTCACCCGTTGCGCGCGCATAGCCATCAGCCATATGCACTGCGCCCTGCTCATGTCTGACGAGCACATGATCAATCCCGCCGACCGTGTGCAGGGCATCATAGATATCCAACACCGCTCCGCCGGGATAACCGAATACATGTTTTACGCCCTGATCGATTAACGACCGGACGACCATCTCGGCTCCTGACAACATCTCCATGGGTTTGCCTCCAGGCTTTTTGTTCTTTGTGACGACTCGTTTCTAATGGATGAAGTATGGGGGTTTCATCTCGGGTAAGAGGGCTTGGCACCCTTCTGTACTATTCTTTCTTGTTCTGCAATATAACTGATTACCTTAACGTCAGAATTTGGAGCAGGCAAACGCCAAAAGGCCTCCTGAAAAGGGCGTTTGCCCCGAGCCGCTGCGCTTTAGGGTCATTACGGAATAATCAACCAGCGAACGTTAATGAGTAGTCAGATATATAGCGAGGGGGGATTGAATTACAGAATTAAATTATGACCGCATCGGGCCTATTTTTTTAGTCACGATAAAGTGATCTACATCACGAAGTTAAAATGTAACGTGCTGCATTTTATTGCTTTTTAAATAAATCACTGAAGTCTCGCATTCTTTCACTGAAACTCACCTCCTATAAATAGCGGCGTTGAAGTGAGCTTCGGCAAAATGCTGACCCTTTTTCCTGAAAAACTCTGGAAGAATATCTGCCAGTACAAAAATCTGTTAAATCTAAAACCTCTACTATTTAACGCTGGGCCTTACCCTGAAATGCCGCACTGTCTAGAGTGCGCCTTATACATTGCTCACACACTGGGTTAACAACTCTTTAAGCCAGAGATTGCCGTTATCTTTACCTGCGGATTCATGCCAGGAAAGATAGCTGGTCAATTTATTACTTAGCCACGGCAAACTGTCGATTTTTAATTGTAGCCTTGGCGCATTGGCAACGGCCAGCGATTTGGGGATGAGGGCAATCATTTCGGTTTGAGAGACAATTTCCAGTACGCTCATCAGGCTTGCGCCCTGATAGCAGACTTTTTCCTGCGTCTCGGGATTATTATAATAAGGGAAACTAAAAGATGACTGGCCATTCAATCTTTCGACCGCGTGTTTCTCCTTGAAATAATAGGCCTGACTGGTCTGCTTTTGAATGCGGGGGTGTGAAAGCGACGACACCAGCACCAGTTCGTCTTCGAAAAGCCGCTGATTGTAAAAGTCGGAACGCTCGATGCTGCGGTAGCCAATGGCGAAAGATAACTCCTGATAACGTAGCTGATTTTCGATGTTGTCGTTGATAACCGACTCGATATTCAGCGTAACGCCCGGTGCCGACGCCCGCAGCGCAGCCAGAATGCCGGGAGCAAGCAGGAGATCCAGCGGGCTGCTGAGCGTCATCGAAAACTGGCGTTTGCTGCTGAGCGGATTAAAGCAGAGTCCGGGGAGTTCATTGGTGACAAGCTGCAATGCCTGCCGAATAGGCCCGTAAAGCTGGCGTGCCCGTGCGGTGGGTTCGATACCGCGTCCGGCCCTGACAAACAGTTCATCGCTGAACATATTCTTTAATCGCGCCACGGCATTGCTCACGGCCGGTTGTGACATGCCGAGCATACGCGCCGCACGGGTAATATTCTGCAATTTCATGACGGCATCGAACACCGTTAATAAATTTAAATCTGCGCGACGTAAATGATTGTCTTCACAGCTGGCCTGCATTTTTTTGTCGGCGACTTTTTTAATCTCGGCTTTCTCTAGAATAATGTCAGTCATCACGCCTCCCGATTAGAAAAATAAATCTGTATTAACCAACAAGAAAAGCCACTGGAAAGAGTCGCATGTTGGTAAATTGCCTGCCAAGGGTTATTAACACTCCGTTAAATAAACTACTCCAAAAGGTTAGGCTTCTATCTGATTAATTTGTGATAATAAACCTGAGAGAAACCTGAAACCTGAGGAAAACCTGATAATTTAGGGGTAAGAATTCCTGAGGACGACGACAACCCTTATCACCAGATTTATCTACGCCTGCAGTATTTTATGCGGTCGTCCATCCCTACCTTATACACGGTTAATTGCGTCCAGGCGGCAGGGAAGAGTTGACATCAACAGCACATTCACGTATCAATTTAAGGCACAGGCATCGGGTTAACTGATAACCCCCTTTTTCGCCAACCCATTACGAGAAGCTGAAATACACATGTTTAAATTCACCCGTCTACTTGGCCTACTACTCAACGCAGATTCATTGCGCGGTATGCCAGTGGGTGAAATTCAAAACTGATTTCAACCTCCACAAATAGCAAACCCGCGCAAATGCGCGGGTTTTTTTACCCGCAAAGCGCGAAAGTAACCAGGACAAGGAACATAAACATGAGCGAACAAGTCATTATTTTCGATACCACGCTGCGTGACGGTGAACAGGCTCTGCAAGCCAGTCTGAGTGTCAAGGACAAGCTGCAAATCGCCATTGCGCTGGAAAGAATGGGCGTGGACGTCATGGAAGTCGGCTTCCCTGTTTCTTCTCCGGGTGATTTCGAATCCGTACAGACCATTGCCCGCCAGATCAAAAACAGCCGCGTTTGTGGTCTGGCACGCTGCGTAGACAACGATATCGACGTCGCCGCCGAGGCGCTGCGCGTCGCGGAAGCCTTCCGTATTCACGTGTTCCTGGCGACCTCTACCCTGCACATCGAATCCAAATTGAAGCGTTCTTTCGATCAGGTGCTGGATATGGCCGTGCACTCCGTAAAACGTGCGCGCAACTATACCGACGACGTCGAGTTCTCGTGCGAAGATGCAGGCCGCACGCCGCTGGACAACCTGTGCCGCGTCGTCGAAGCCGCCATCAAGGCCGGTGCGACCACCATCAATATTCCGGACACCGTCGGCTACACCACGCCTCATCAGTTCAGCGGCATCATCACCAACCTGTACGAACGTGTGCCGAATATCGACAAGGCCATTATCTCCGTACACTGCCATGACGATCTGGGCATGGCGGTCGGCAACTCGATTGCCGCCATTCAGGCCGGTGCCCGTCAGGTTGA
It encodes:
- the mraZ gene encoding division/cell wall cluster transcriptional repressor MraZ encodes the protein MFRGATMVNLDSKGRLAVPTRYRDLLSEESQGQMICTIDLHHPCLLLYTLPEWEIIEHKLSRLSSMNPVERRIQRLLLGHASECQMDSAGRLLIATTLRQHAGLAKEVMLVGQFNKFELWDEQTWYQQVKEDIDAEQSSREPLSERLQDLSL
- the ilvN gene encoding acetolactate synthase small subunit; translated protein: MRRILSVLLENESGALSRVVGLFSQRGYNIESLTVAPTDDPTLSRMTIQTVGDAKVIEQIEKQLHKLVDVLRVTELVQGAHVEREIMLVKLQASGYGREEIKRSAEIFRGQIVDVTATLYTVQLAGTSDKLDAFLDTVRDVAEIVEVARSGVVGVSRGDKVMR
- the ilvI gene encoding acetolactate synthase 3 large subunit, which translates into the protein MEMLSGAEMVVRSLIDQGVKHVFGYPGGAVLDIYDALHTVGGIDHVLVRHEQGAVHMADGYARATGEVGVVLVTSGPGATNAITGIATAYMDSIPMVVLSGQVHSSLIGYDAFQECDMVGISRPVVKHSFLVKRAEDIPTVLKKAFYLASTGRPGPVVIDLPKDVVNPQEKLPYAYPEQVAMRSYNPTVQGHRGQIKRALQTLIAAKKPVLYVGGGAINAECSAELLKLAETLNLPVTSTLMGLGAFPGTHRQSVGMLGMHGTYEANMTMHNADLIFGVGVRFDDRTTNNLEKYCPNATIMHIDIDPTSISKTVNADIPIVGDAKQTLTQMLELLDAASEKQEFDALRDWWQNIEQWRAKDCLGYDRHSGTIKPQAVIETLHRLTKGDAYVTSDVGQHQMFAALYYQFDKPRRWINSGGLGTMGFGLPAALGVKLGLPDETVICVTGDGSIQMNIQELSTALQYDLPVVVVNLNNGYLGMVKQWQDMIYSGRHSQSYMQSLPDFVKLAEAYGHVGIAIRHPDELESKLAEALAQKNRLVFVDISVDETEHVYPMLIRGGGMDEMWLTKTERT
- the leuO gene encoding transcriptional regulator LeuO, yielding MQASCEDNHLRRADLNLLTVFDAVMKLQNITRAARMLGMSQPAVSNAVARLKNMFSDELFVRAGRGIEPTARARQLYGPIRQALQLVTNELPGLCFNPLSSKRQFSMTLSSPLDLLLAPGILAALRASAPGVTLNIESVINDNIENQLRYQELSFAIGYRSIERSDFYNQRLFEDELVLVSSLSHPRIQKQTSQAYYFKEKHAVERLNGQSSFSFPYYNNPETQEKVCYQGASLMSVLEIVSQTEMIALIPKSLAVANAPRLQLKIDSLPWLSNKLTSYLSWHESAGKDNGNLWLKELLTQCVSNV
- the leuL gene encoding leu operon leader peptide is translated as MFKFTRLLGLLLNADSLRGMPVGEIQN